GCTTAGATAAGTATATGacttttgatatatatatttaatgttttggtgttatggtGTTTGATTGATTTGTTAAATCTTCTTCTATAAGAACACAGCTGTTAGCAATGAGATAACATTAGCTTAGATAAATgcaaaaattgtttttaatgaaGTATTGGCTGCTGCTGGAAGGGATATTGTCATAAAAGATATATCTAGGCTACGTGGTGGCTGGCCAATGCAAGATGCATTCCATGTGATCTACTCTGTTCCtttatcttttttgtttttcttaattttcgaTGGCTATCAATTGATtccttctgttttttttcttcttaatttgAAGAGGCATTTTCTCAACATACAGTGTTGTCAGTTTTATTCTTAGAGCACCTGATCTCTGTCCTTAATCAGACTCGTGTCACTAAAAGTAGTGATCCaggaaaaggagaaaattcTAGTCTTGTTTCTGAAACTCAATTGGAGAATGAAATTCTGCAAGCTGCTATTTTTGCTCTTACTTCCTTCTTTAGGCATGTTGACCAATTgcatttattgaaatttatcttatttttatggtcttcataattttatgatgtTTCATCTTAATTTCAAAGGTGGAGGTAAAGTTGGAAAGCGAGCTGTTGAACATGGTTACTCTTCAGTTCTTGCTGCACTTGTACTGCAACTTGGCAGTTATCATGGTCTGGCTACCTCTGGTCGACATGAACCACTACGGTAAGTATcctattatatatttatgtaggCATATGTAAGTCAGGAACgtgatattcttaaaagtaaataattttctttctccATTCCTGCAGTGCACTTTTAACTGCATTTAAGGCATTTTGTGAATGTGTTGGAGATCTTGGAATGGGCAAGGTACATGAACTTTTTGATAATATGAACACCTGCTACTGCTAGGACAACGAGAAACACTTCACATAACATTACcaagttaaaaacaaaattaaatttgtcctCAGATTTTGGCTAGAGACAGTGAGCATAATGAAAAGTGGATTAATCTTATTGGAGATTTAGCTGATTGCATTTCCATGAAGAGACCAAAAGAGGTAAAACTATCCATTTGgtgtttttccatttttatgtaGGATGCCATTTCCAACGAAATACTGAATGGAGACTATTTTCTTACACTGTTATCTCTGCAGGAGAATATAATTTCTAGAAACATGCCCTTCAGCTATATTTGATGTTATACTTTTTGTGCAAACATTTTCCCTGAttgttttgtaaataaaatgaaaacttaaacTCTTCTGTGTTTGTTCTTAGATTTTTTGTGCAAACAAAATTTCCTGGATTGTTTGTACAGGAAATGAGAACTTGAACTCTTATTCTTTTCCTGCTTTGGCTTTATGCTCATTTTTCCAGTAGACTTGATGCAAATATGGCCATGAGAATTTAGGCTCTTATTGGTTGTCACTTTTACTCCGTTTCTCTAGTTGATTTTTGCTTCCTAAAAGGttgctaaaaaataaatctaaaagagAGAAGCAAAGTCGTAATTGATTGAGAATATATAAATGACTAGAATACTATAAAATTTCTAGTATGATTGTTCACGACCAGCTTGTTGTGAAAGCATTTGTTTGCTTTATCCCCgttcatttttattctatagttaaattaagttgctaattttattttcttatctacCTGTGTATCTGAATGATGTTTTATGAATACAGCCATGCTTCCAATAATGTGTTAGATGGGCTGAACATGTTTGATGGAACTGATGGTCATTACTTCCACACGGGGTCAAGGGGTCACCACTCGGTGTGGGATTCTTGTCTTTTTAATTATGGAAGCTGAGAAGTATGTACTTCTACCTAAACATTTCTTAATGAATAGCTTGTTTAATGATTTTGGCTTCCTCCCTTCCagttgtaaatattatttcttaattgttgCTTTAGGTACTGAGGTATCTTCTTTCAAATGCAAGATGGTGGCTGGCGGAGTATAAGTTTGATGGGTACAAATTTGATGGTGTGACTTCAATGATGTACAAGATTTCtttgattaagtaaatgtattatatcttttattatcaagatttacttgattaagaaaatgcattgtatgttttattaccttgcatatgtattatttattttagttttgattctaaatttttatttttagttgagAGTTCTaagttttggattttaattgtgttattaatttagtattttaaattctaaatttaaattcattaattttatatttagttttaaagttaaatttttcctaaaaatttaatttaaataatatttttatttatatttaaaacataatataatatttattatagaaataaatattattttaaaaaaattattttttaaaaaatatgtttttagcggtgtttgtgtGAAAAGCGCTGTTAAAGGTCTGATCTTTCACGGCATTTGTGAGAAAAGTGCCGTTAAAAGTGATGATCTGTAGCGGCATTTGTGGTAAAAGCGTCGTTAAAATTCATGACTTATAGCGTCGTTTGTGGAAAAAGTGTTGCTAAAagtcatgatctatagcggcgtttgtgggaaaagcgctaaaagtcatgatctttagcggcgtttgagGAAAAGCGCCGTTAAAAGtcttgttctatagcggcgtttgtgtgaaaagcgccgctaaaggtcttgttctatagcggcgtttgtgtgaaaaacgccgctaatggtcttgttctatagcggcgtttctttctaaaaacgccgtaaaagttAGCAGCGGTgtcaatagcggcattttttgcggcgctatTGAAAGCGCcacaaatacttttagcggcgctaaaaaacgccgctaaaggccaccAATACGTTATGGTGTTTATTGTAAGTATAAGCATTGCAGGGTTCCATGGAACTCATTAGCTTTCAAAAACTcgaacaaaattaaatttttggtgggGATtgaaactcaatcaataaaagggGGAAATcgaaaattgaaagaataaactattaatgtaaataaaaacccaaacttTTGAAAGTAATTACCTTTTTTAAGAGGGaaaagatttgattttttttgtttaattgctTGAATCTGGTTGGTGAGTTTCCATTTTCGTTTTAtgaaatttcctttttctttgttttcaaactttcaattGTTTATTGTGTGGTTTTTTGAGGGTATATACCACTTTGGAGAAAGATATTTTCAAACTATGGAAGAAATCTTATAGATATCTAAGCAActaaaaccaaacataaactgAATAATTCTCTAAATACACAAACCAGGCAATGGCTAACATCTCAAACATATAATCCAAACAATAATGGCAATATTAAGAAGCTCACAAGTAAAAATTCCTATTACATCTTACACATTTATGTTCTCCCTCTCCATCCATCTTCATATTCAATATCCATTTCATGCATATCCTTCTTCATATTCAGTATTCATTTGATGCATTTCTCGTTGGTTGACGTATTACATATTTCTCAACCTCTTGTATTCCATTGATATGAACCAGGCTCTCTAAATAAGTATGAAGAGAGATGGCGAACCGATGATGATCTAGATAAGTATTAATCTCAAGCTCCTTAAGCTCTTGGGTGGAGGCGTCAAATACGAGTACTTCATCATTTGCGTCTCTAAGAAACAAGTCACCATTTTTTCCAAATCCTAATGGGTGTACAACTCCAGGAATGGatttaatattgaattgtttagtccaCACTCCTTCACTTGTAACCCATAAATCAAAAGACGTGTCAATTCTTTGCAATGGGTAAACAATAGCACCAAGTGATCCATTAAACACCAATAGATCAACATAGTATTCTGGGAAAGACCCAACGAATTCTGGGATAGGTAAAACTGAGAACTTGTCATTCCTCATGTCAAATGAAAGAATTAGTCCTCTAAAATCAAGATATGCCCCTGTCTCTGTTTTCCAATAGCAAATTCCGTCTACATAATTATTTCCCAAAGTTTTTCCATTTGGATTATAATCAGGATATGGAATTTCCTTCCAGGAATTACTTCTAAGAGAATACAACTCAACTTGGTATATAAAATCAGGATGTGCATATTCTTCTTCACTATTAACAAAAGTAAGAGTAACAAATCGTATGAATTTGTAGTCATCAGTTTTAGAATCAAACCCAAAAGCAGCGTCGTTAAAAGAAACGTCATCTAAAGTAAGGTAGGTTTCTTCGAATGGGGAAAAATATGGAGGGCGTTGGATTGAAGATGGTGGAAGGATTTTAAACTCTCTTGTTGATGGGTTCCAAATGGCAGCCTTATCCTTTGAAGAATCAAATAAACacaataatccatgacatgcaccATAAACAGAGGGGCTATCATCCTCAAAAAAGGGCAAGTGAATGTTTTGTTTTACTATATAATTTTGATCTTTTTCATTTGAAAGTTGAGATAAATAAGGTTGGAAGGTGTTACCATCACAGCGACTAAGAAGTAGATTAAGGTTGTTGTTTTCAAGGTTGTTGTGATAATTATTGGAAATGAAATGAGGAGTTTGAAAAGAAGAACACCAATACTTACAAACACAGTTGAAACGAGTAAGGGATTTAACTGGAAGCTTTGATAGAATTTCCATAACCAAAGCTTCTGGCAATTCAAATCTTGGCCTCTGCATCTTcctcttttgattttctttgtaattGACTAAGAGGAATAAATAAGCAAGCAAAATGGGAGTTGGTAGGTGTCATCTATGGTCCAAACCTTAACCATGAAGCAAACATAAAAGGTAAGCATTTGATACATTATAGTAATTAAATGCAATTTATGATGCAAAgtgagaaaatgaataaaaatcaacaaaggATGCAATCAAGGGAGTTTGAATATAAGACCTTACCTTGCTTGACACTTTAACCATTAAGGCTTGTAATCTATTcttatcaacaattaatttcTAATGTATTCTAAGTTCGCTTACTCTAttcttattattcttttaaaaaatttaaatttcttctaCCCCtaattttgggatgtgacaaggCAACTCAAGCTGTTTTGACGGAGTATAAAATGTAAGTTTAGCAATTACGGTTATCCACAATTGAAttgaattctttttatttaatatataatttattttaatttttattatatatatttaaaataatgaaaataatttaaaagttttataaaatcataatttttagaaCTATTTATGGAAAGGGCTTTCTAcataaatttacataaatatttatggtgAGGATtgaaactcaatcaataaaaaaaagaagaagaaaatcgaaaattggaagaataaagtaaataaaacccaaacttttgaaagtaaatatatttttttttgaaaggaaaagatttgatattttttgttcaattgCTTGAATCTGGTTGGATAGTTTCTATTTTCGTTTtattaaatttcctttttctctgTTTGAAGACGACTTTAAAGGAAAAAGTAACATGCGAAGGAATTGCGTTGGACTTTGCAAAGATAAaacacacattaaaaatatgtattattagTTCTGTTGGACTTAAAGATTTTGGGTTATAACAGTAGTAGAAATTATATAAAGAAAGATATTGAATGTTATgggattgggtttgggttattttaaatctatattcagattaatgttatttcaaaatcgaatcattttaagtttaaatcatttaaatttgttgatcgaactttataaacataaaagaacatattaaaaatatgtaatattaATTGGATTATTTTAAACTATGGCATAAATACTTGAGTTTCAAAATAAGCACTAACTCAATAAAACGCATATGATAATTTAGAGTACtgtaataaaacacatattgatAATTCAGATAttatattaaacattttaaacatatacGAGACAATTGTGGTAAAGTTAGCTATGGAAATTCTATGGTATCGGATCCACTACTGTACAGACCATAAAATAAGTTGGAACAATTTTGGGGAGTTCCAAAGGTATGGGATGGCCTCGGTCTTCCATAATAGATAAACATCTCCCCGAGTAGTAGAACTCTAGTTCTTCTGtgtttattgcatgaaatttgTGGAGATGCTCCTATAAGTTGGAAAACTATGTCCGCAACTTATCGGACCGTATAGGTGGATCCACGTGTGTCCCATAGCTGAATcccaaaattcattaaaacaaataagagacaataaagtatattaaacacaaatagGAATGtgaagggaaaataaaaacaatttattcgatatacttgaatttaaatttttcctaaGTTGTATGGCCGATTGGAAGTATGACTGAGGATGTTGTGCAAAGTCGGAACATGTGCCATGTTTCATCCATTCCTTGAACCAAAACTCAATGTTTGACCCTGTCGATGCCAAGTTTGGCCATAGTGTGGGCAATTGGTTCCAAAGAGCTACATCGCTTATCAACAATTGCttttaaataagaaacaaaaaaaatgattatattacaaataaattacttaatagTTTCAAGCGAAGAATGTACGTACGCGTACTTGGAGTGGTGGCCGGGTTAGAATAGGTTGTGGATGGGTGCAAGGCTTCCTTGCATTGTACAGGGGCACCGACACGTCATGAGCGTCTTGTGCCCAAATTCCATGTATTTTGAATCCAGTTGGGATTGGGAGTTTACAGTTGAGAGTAGAGCTACAAACAGAGGGAGGCCACTAAAGTGCCAACTTATAGAAGTCTACCACTGGAATTACTGGCGGCTAGGGTACTGCAAATGCTACCCATAATGAAAAATGATACAAtgcatttttacaaatttacaaatcaaaagAGAACTACTCCATACATAGATATTACATATATAGAAGGTTGGGCTGAGATTGAATGATTGTGCTTTGCAAGCAACTGGTTTATGATCTCCTTTATAAGCTTGGCAcacatatttcacaaaattttcaaagtcctgcaaccatgaaataaatattgaagTTACTTGTCACAAATTTTACTTCACAGTCACACCAAGAGAGAGAAGTAAACAAACTCACTTGTCTGAGTGGCTGATTATTCACCACCACCCATGGCACATATTCTTGAGGTGGCTTCAGATTTGCTGTCTCGTTAGCATATTGCAGCagaaattgcattttattaatttggaaaTTCAATGTTAGAAAAAGCTAAGGAGAAGTGTTAATTAAATACTAAGACATGCAGCCAACCTTATATCCAAATCCAGTAGTATAGCATTTGTTGATTATCCCCTAATTCAATCTCAGCTTTTCACTACAATTTTTCCACAGCGTTTCAACGGGCTCCCTTTAAGCTTTGTTGCTCTATGCAGCCAATGAATTCCAAGTGTTCTTTCTGCACCACAATAGAGTAATGAAACACGAGTTGGAGACGAGTACAAATACTTATTGCTAATAGAAGTTACCACATCAGGCCAGAAATGGATGACACAATTGTTAAAAGGTAATGTAGAAATTATTTGTTACTGATTGAATAAGTTAGTCGTTGAGTCAGTCAAAGTCTGTTTTAAAAACAAACTTAGTCTTTGTTTAATGCCAGTAGTGTTCCTTTTATTTAGTAGATTTATCAAGATACTATTAGGTTCTAATATATCTCTAAGTTGTTAGCTACTTTACAGTATTTAAAGTACTCTTCATGGAATAAAAGAGTACgtcattgttttcaatttttctgaATTCCTATTGCTTTTGTTTAAGTcgtttgttctatttttttacttttatatttagcAGCAGTTTTTTTTGTCAACAtctggtatcagagctactCGAGGCTTGTGTTCAAGCTTATGATGGCAAGCAATCAGAATGGAGTGAACCTCTCACAGTCGCTGGTTCTAATTTTTTAAGGCAGCAATTATGGGGTTTGGAGCACTAAGATGAAGACTTTGTTTTTATCCCAAGACCTATGGGACTTGGTGGAAAATGGTTATGATGAATAGGACTCTC
This genomic window from Gossypium raimondii isolate GPD5lz chromosome 10, ASM2569854v1, whole genome shotgun sequence contains:
- the LOC105775769 gene encoding protein SHOOT GRAVITROPISM 6, whose amino-acid sequence is MKFCKLLFLLLLPSLGGGKVGKRAVEHGYSSVLAALVLQLGSYHGLATSGRHEPLRALLTAFKAFCECVGDLGMGKILARDSEHNEKWINLIGDLADCISMKRPKEPCFQ
- the LOC105775766 gene encoding F-box protein CPR1, yielding MQRPRFELPEALVMEILSKLPVKSLTRFNCVCKYWCSSFQTPHFISNNYHNNLENNNLNLLLSRCDGNTFQPYLSQLSNEKDQNYIVKQNIHLPFFEDDSPSVYGACHGLLCLFDSSKDKAAIWNPSTREFKILPPSSIQRPPYFSPFEETYLTLDDVSFNDAAFGFDSKTDDYKFIRFVTLTFVNSEEEYAHPDFIYQVELYSLRSNSWKEIPYPDYNPNGKTLGNNYVDGICYWKTETGAYLDFRGLILSFDMRNDKFSVLPIPEFVGSFPEYYVDLLVFNGSLGAIVYPLQRIDTSFDLWVTSEGVWTKQFNIKSIPGVVHPLGFGKNGDLFLRDANDEVLVFDASTQELKELEINTYLDHHRFAISLHTYLESLVHINGIQEVEKYVIRQPTRNASNEY